In the genome of Chryseobacterium arthrosphaerae, one region contains:
- a CDS encoding M1 family aminopeptidase, translating into MKKIYLLLFVSLLCQQFYGQKQGENTDKKGLLEKEKKSFAHKMNAGNTNPNTLNYDLQYQRMDVSLDPAVYNISGSVTSHFKPTQNMGSIYFDLSNSLTVSQVKYHGANITSFQQLPTKELKIDFPASIPANTLDSLTIYYSGAPATAGGAFTTGSQGGTAVLSTLSEPYGAQDWFPTKQSLNDKIEKFDFKITTPQNYSVAANGKLMSETALPNNKKLTFWRTMYPTAAYLIALSITNFVVLNDTIGNPPFPFVNYIYPSTSANPSNMTDIEWTKQIMNTFETYFGAYPFRNEKYGHMQYTYGGGMEHQTMSSMGGFNKTLIAHELAHQWFGDKVTCGAWNDIWLNEGFATFGEHVAYEKLIMTNTEFLNYLRSQIDFITSSAGGSVYVPDSGLSSVNRIFDSRLSYAKGGYVLRMMKWILGDAAFYQALKEYHARPALAYNYVRTSDLNASFLQSTGKDFTEFFNDWVTGEGYPTYTIRWQQSGTQTLFKVSQTQSSPTVSFFEMPLPVKVNGTGGETAYFVLDNTSNNQYFPQTVSFPIASVQFNYDYQILEKNSSVIKDNTLSVSSVEKEDFGLYPNPAKNELYLKGVNRTIDFSIHAIDGKLVRKGNYQPGKAIGISELVPGAYIFTVDEKNIKFIKH; encoded by the coding sequence ATGAAAAAAATCTATCTCCTGCTGTTTGTTTCTTTATTATGCCAGCAGTTCTACGGGCAGAAACAAGGAGAAAATACGGATAAAAAAGGATTGCTTGAAAAAGAAAAAAAATCCTTTGCCCACAAAATGAATGCGGGTAATACCAATCCCAACACCCTGAATTATGATCTGCAGTATCAGAGAATGGATGTCAGCCTGGATCCTGCAGTGTATAATATTTCCGGATCTGTAACTTCTCATTTTAAGCCCACTCAGAATATGGGAAGCATTTACTTTGACCTTTCCAATTCGTTGACGGTTTCCCAGGTAAAGTACCATGGAGCCAATATCACCTCTTTTCAGCAATTGCCGACAAAGGAACTGAAGATTGATTTTCCGGCTTCTATTCCTGCCAATACTTTAGACTCTCTTACCATCTATTATTCCGGAGCTCCGGCTACAGCTGGCGGTGCCTTTACTACCGGGTCCCAGGGAGGAACTGCTGTTCTTTCCACGCTGAGTGAGCCTTATGGTGCACAAGACTGGTTTCCTACCAAACAGAGTCTGAATGATAAGATCGAAAAGTTTGATTTTAAAATTACAACTCCTCAAAACTACAGTGTGGCGGCTAATGGGAAACTGATGTCCGAAACTGCTCTCCCCAACAATAAGAAACTTACTTTCTGGAGAACAATGTATCCTACGGCAGCTTATCTGATAGCCCTGTCTATTACTAATTTTGTTGTGCTGAATGATACGATCGGAAATCCTCCTTTTCCTTTTGTGAACTATATCTATCCTTCCACTTCCGCAAACCCATCCAATATGACCGATATTGAATGGACCAAGCAGATTATGAATACTTTTGAAACCTATTTCGGGGCATATCCTTTCCGTAATGAAAAATACGGGCATATGCAGTATACTTACGGAGGCGGAATGGAGCATCAGACCATGTCTTCCATGGGAGGTTTTAATAAAACACTTATTGCTCATGAGCTGGCTCATCAGTGGTTTGGAGATAAAGTAACCTGCGGGGCATGGAATGATATCTGGCTGAATGAAGGTTTTGCTACCTTTGGAGAACATGTGGCTTACGAGAAGCTGATCATGACCAATACGGAATTTTTAAATTATCTGAGAAGCCAGATCGATTTTATTACGAGCAGTGCAGGAGGAAGTGTGTATGTTCCTGATTCCGGACTTTCGAGTGTCAACAGGATATTTGACAGCAGACTTTCCTATGCGAAAGGAGGTTATGTGCTGAGAATGATGAAATGGATCCTGGGAGATGCCGCTTTTTATCAGGCTCTTAAGGAATATCATGCAAGACCGGCTCTTGCCTACAATTATGTAAGAACTTCAGATCTTAATGCTTCATTTCTTCAGTCTACAGGAAAAGATTTTACAGAATTTTTTAATGATTGGGTTACAGGCGAAGGGTATCCTACTTACACGATAAGATGGCAGCAATCCGGCACTCAGACTTTATTTAAAGTTTCCCAGACACAGAGCAGTCCTACGGTCAGTTTTTTTGAAATGCCTTTGCCGGTAAAAGTAAACGGGACAGGTGGTGAAACTGCTTATTTTGTGCTTGATAATACCTCCAATAATCAATATTTTCCGCAGACTGTATCTTTCCCTATAGCAAGTGTACAGTTCAATTATGACTATCAGATTCTTGAAAAAAACTCTTCCGTTATCAAAGACAATACATTAAGTGTTTCATCCGTAGAAAAAGAAGATTTCGGCTTATATCCTAATCCGGCTAAGAATGAATTGTACCTTAAAGGTGTTAACAGGACTATAGATTTCTCAATTCATGCGATAGATGGAAAACTGGTAAGAAAAGGAAATTATCAGCCTGGGAAAGCAATTGGGATTTCAGAACTTGTTCCGGGAGCCTATATTTTTACGGTTGATGAGAAAAATATTAAGTTTATTAAGCATTAG